In one window of Pseudodesulfovibrio sp. S3 DNA:
- a CDS encoding 50S ribosomal protein L11 methyltransferase has product MPTLLKIEFIIPEDMADAAEVFIASKVPHGWEETAHETGRKFTLYLEDHPLGLEMVKEFQAQFAEADVTWSEQASEDWTMAWKDFFVPVNCGETFRIYPPWLNDGEDNGFTHIVIEPKMAFGTGHHPTTSLCLVTIGKLVKNNVIRAGQTFLDLGTGSGILGIGLGKLGLTGVGLDNDPLAIVCALENVKNNGVDHAMHLAVGTIDCLETDLTFDLVVSNILSGPLIEMAPEIISRIAPGGSLILSGILTENQSDAVAQAYDKRGLGQPKRFEDAEWVCLVWENIER; this is encoded by the coding sequence ATGCCCACCCTGCTCAAGATCGAATTCATCATCCCCGAAGACATGGCCGATGCAGCCGAAGTTTTCATTGCTTCCAAAGTACCGCATGGCTGGGAGGAAACTGCACATGAAACCGGCCGGAAGTTCACCCTGTACCTGGAAGATCATCCTCTGGGTCTTGAGATGGTGAAGGAGTTCCAGGCGCAGTTCGCAGAAGCGGACGTTACCTGGTCTGAACAGGCGTCCGAAGATTGGACCATGGCATGGAAGGATTTCTTCGTCCCTGTCAATTGCGGGGAAACATTCAGGATATACCCTCCGTGGTTGAATGATGGCGAGGACAACGGTTTCACTCATATTGTCATTGAACCCAAAATGGCTTTTGGAACCGGCCATCATCCCACCACATCATTGTGTTTGGTGACCATCGGCAAACTGGTCAAAAACAACGTCATTCGTGCAGGACAGACATTTCTGGACCTGGGTACCGGTTCCGGCATCCTCGGCATAGGATTGGGCAAACTCGGGCTGACCGGCGTCGGCCTGGACAACGACCCGCTAGCCATTGTCTGCGCTCTGGAAAACGTGAAGAACAACGGAGTTGATCACGCCATGCATTTGGCGGTCGGCACCATTGATTGCCTGGAAACGGATCTTACTTTTGATTTGGTGGTGTCAAACATCCTGTCCGGCCCACTTATCGAGATGGCACCTGAAATCATCTCTCGCATAGCCCCCGGCGGGTCGTTGATATTGTCTGGTATCCTGACGGAGAACCAATCTGATGCAGTGGCCCAGGCCTATGACAAACGCGGATTGGGGCAACCCAAGCGCTTTGAGGATGCAGAGTGGGTCTGCCTGGTCTGGGAAAACATCGAGAGGTAA
- a CDS encoding aspartate aminotransferase family protein, which translates to MNNKFEEMKERESNLLCHTYGRYPLAISRAKGCRLYDLDGVEYLDFLAGIAVCSLGHSRDDLADVMAVQARKMVHVSNLFYQEPQLELAEKLLSTCHAGKVFFCNSGAEANEGAIKLARRYMHMVRNEDRHEIITLEKSFHGRTLSTLTATGQTGPIKDGFNPLPEGFITVPFGNVNTLRGAVNKHTAAIMIEMVQGEGGVRPLPTEYVNDITAVCKENGILLIVDEVQTGLCRTGRVWAHQHYGITPDIFTSAKALANGLPMGAVLCTDTVARGFEPGSHATTFGGGAVVAAVASKVLDIMINEKMSERALELGNFARAEAQKLKDKYPDKIAGTRGLGLLFGIELTFTGTDVWKALLDNKMVCNLTQGKILRLVPPLTIEEADIIAFMEVLDSILATIQIESA; encoded by the coding sequence ACCTCCTCTGCCATACCTATGGCAGGTATCCGTTGGCAATATCCAGGGCAAAGGGGTGCAGGCTCTATGATCTCGACGGTGTCGAGTATCTGGACTTTTTGGCCGGTATTGCCGTGTGCAGCCTCGGTCACAGCCGGGACGACCTGGCGGACGTCATGGCTGTACAGGCCCGAAAAATGGTCCACGTGTCCAACCTGTTCTACCAGGAACCCCAGCTTGAATTGGCTGAAAAGCTCCTGTCCACCTGTCATGCTGGCAAGGTCTTTTTTTGCAACTCCGGGGCCGAGGCCAACGAGGGCGCGATCAAGCTGGCCCGGCGGTACATGCACATGGTCCGCAATGAGGACCGCCATGAGATCATCACTCTGGAAAAGTCCTTTCATGGAAGGACGTTGTCCACACTGACGGCCACCGGACAGACCGGACCCATCAAGGATGGCTTCAACCCCCTGCCCGAAGGATTCATAACGGTTCCCTTCGGCAACGTGAACACCCTGCGCGGCGCCGTCAACAAGCATACGGCCGCCATCATGATTGAGATGGTCCAGGGTGAGGGCGGTGTCCGCCCTCTGCCGACGGAGTACGTCAACGACATCACCGCGGTATGCAAGGAAAACGGCATCCTGCTCATCGTGGACGAAGTCCAGACAGGCCTGTGCCGCACCGGCAGGGTCTGGGCGCACCAACACTACGGCATCACCCCCGACATCTTCACTTCGGCCAAGGCGTTGGCCAACGGGCTGCCAATGGGCGCAGTTTTGTGCACCGACACTGTGGCCAGGGGATTCGAGCCGGGTTCCCATGCCACCACTTTCGGAGGTGGGGCCGTGGTCGCTGCCGTAGCCTCCAAGGTGCTGGACATCATGATCAACGAAAAAATGAGTGAACGCGCCTTGGAACTGGGCAATTTTGCCAGGGCCGAAGCGCAGAAGCTGAAAGACAAGTATCCCGACAAGATCGCAGGAACCAGAGGGTTGGGCCTGCTCTTCGGCATTGAGCTGACTTTTACCGGCACCGATGTCTGGAAAGCCTTGTTGGACAACAAGATGGTCTGCAATTTGACCCAGGGAAAGATTCTCCGCCTGGTACCGCCTCTGACCATCGAAGAGGCCGATATCATTGCCTTCATGGAAGTTCTGGACTCCATACTGGCTACGATACAAATCGAGTCGGCTTGA